In Populus trichocarpa isolate Nisqually-1 chromosome 12, P.trichocarpa_v4.1, whole genome shotgun sequence, a genomic segment contains:
- the LOC7484383 gene encoding transmembrane ascorbate ferrireductase 1 isoform X4, with amino-acid sequence MTIGVEALPLTFVAHALAVAGAVTVLVWNLYYRGGLAWEATNKSLIFNLHPVLMLIGLIIIGGEAIMSYKSLPLKKEVKKGIHLVLHAIAIILGSVGIAAAFKNHNESNIANLYSLHSWLGISIISLYGIQAELESIRQHKHEKIKNEEAQIQKAMEQKKAAIDAQNQKKVLEITEKADKHRSNNTLPMKCFGICTD; translated from the exons ATGACTATAGGGGTGGAAGCACTGCCATTAACGTTTGTTGCGCATGCGCTTGCTGTTGCTGGTGCTGTTACGGTCTTGGTTTGGAATCTATATTATAGAGGTGGCTTAGCATGGGAAGCCACTAACAAGAGTCTCATCTTCAAT CTTCATCCTGTTCTAATGCTAATTGGCTTGATTATCATTGGAGGTGAAG cCATTATGAGCTACAAATCTCTTCCTTTGAAGAAAGAGGTGAAGAAAGGAATACATCTTGTACTCCATGCCATTGCTATAATACTTGGTAGCGTTGGCATTGCTGCCGCATTCAAGAATCATAATGAGAGTAACATTGCCAACCTATACAGCTTGCATTCATGGCTTGGCATATCCATCATTTCCCTTTATGGTATTCAG GCAGAATTAGAGAGCATAAGGCAACATAAACATGAGAAAATCAAGAATGAGGAAGCTCAGATACAAAAGGCAATGGAACAAAAGAAGGCAGCCATTGATGctcaaaaccaaaagaaagtTCTGGAGATAACTGAGAAGGCTGACAAACATCGATCAAACAATACACTTCCAATGAAGTGCTTTGGTATATGTACGGACTAA
- the LOC7482087 gene encoding remorin — MAEEEPKKVETETPSETPPPPPPPLAEPEPEVKAQKDVAEEKTVISTPPLVEEKVEESKAVAVVEKASESAEEKTEGSVNRDAVLARVVTEKRISLIKAWEESEKSKAENKAHKKLSSIASWENSKKASVEAELKKIEEKLEKKKAEYVEKMKNKIAVIHKEAEEKKAIVEAKRGEDLLKAEEIAAKYRATGTTPKKLFKMFLG; from the exons ATGGCAGAAGAGGAGCCAAAGAAGGTGGAAACTGAAACCCCATCAGaaactcctcctcctcctccaccaccactaGCCGAACCTGAACCTGAAGTTAAGGCTCAAAAAGATGTAGCTGAGGAGAAAACTGTAATCTCTACTCCTCCTCTCGTTGAAGAGAAGGTTGAGGAGTCAAAAGCAGTTGCTGTTGTTGAGA AAGCATCTGAATCTGCTGAGGAGAAAACAGAGGGCTCTGTCAATAGAG ATGCTGTTCTTGCAAGGGTTGTTACAGAGAAGAGGATATCACTTATCAAAGCATGGGAAGAGAGTGAGAAATCCAAAGCAGAAAACAA AGCTCACAAAAAACTCTCTTCCATTGCATCATGGGAGAACAGCAAGAAAGCATCTGTGGAGGCTGAGTTGAAGAAGATTGAG GAAAAACTTGAGAAGAAAAAGGCAGAATATGTGgagaaaatgaagaacaaaataGCAGTAATTCACAAGGaagcagaagaaaagaaagcgATAGTCGAAGCTAAACGTGGGGAAGATCTTCTCAAGGCTGAAGAGATAGCTGCTAAATATCGTGCCACTGGAACTACTCCAAAGAAgctttttaagatgtttttaggCTGA
- the LOC7484383 gene encoding transmembrane ascorbate ferrireductase 1 isoform X2 — protein sequence MTIGVEALPLTFVAHALAVAGAVTVLVWNLYYRGGLAWEATNKSLIFNLHPVLMLIGLIIIGGEAIMSYKSLPLKKEVKKGIHLVLHAIAIILGSVGIAAAFKNHNESNIANLYSLHSWLGISIISLYGIQWIYGFIVFFYPGGSAIIRSESLPWHVLFGIFVYILAVGNAALGCLEKLTFLESSGIDKYGPEALLVNFTAVITILYGAFVILSVLGQAPVEDDDK from the exons ATGACTATAGGGGTGGAAGCACTGCCATTAACGTTTGTTGCGCATGCGCTTGCTGTTGCTGGTGCTGTTACGGTCTTGGTTTGGAATCTATATTATAGAGGTGGCTTAGCATGGGAAGCCACTAACAAGAGTCTCATCTTCAAT CTTCATCCTGTTCTAATGCTAATTGGCTTGATTATCATTGGAGGTGAAG cCATTATGAGCTACAAATCTCTTCCTTTGAAGAAAGAGGTGAAGAAAGGAATACATCTTGTACTCCATGCCATTGCTATAATACTTGGTAGCGTTGGCATTGCTGCCGCATTCAAGAATCATAATGAGAGTAACATTGCCAACCTATACAGCTTGCATTCATGGCTTGGCATATCCATCATTTCCCTTTATGGTATTCAG TGGATATATGGGTTTATTGTGTTCTTCTACCCTGGAGGGTCTGCAATAATAAGGAGTGAGTCTCTCCCTTGGCATGTGCTATTTGggatttttgtatatattttggcTGTTGGAAATGCTGCCTTAGGGTGTTTGGAGAAGCTTACTTTCCTTGAGAGCTCTGGAATTGACAAGTATGGTCCTGAGGCTTTGCTTGTCAACTTCACTGCTGTGATTACAATATTATATGGCGCCTTTGTTATATTATCAGTTCTTGGCCAGGCTCCCGTAGAAGACGACGATAAATAA
- the LOC7484383 gene encoding uncharacterized protein LOC7484383 isoform X1, producing MTIGVEALPLTFVAHALAVAGAVTVLVWNLYYRGGLAWEATNKSLIFNLHPVLMLIGLIIIGGEAIMSYKSLPLKKEVKKGIHLVLHAIAIILGSVGIAAAFKNHNESNIANLYSLHSWLGISIISLYGIQVAEVGERSAKLSIIFVLKTVEMGEALKEMNKVLHERNIKAWEDKEKAKSANKAQRMLSDIKTWEEKMKISHEAKTMKIEAELESIRQHKHEKIKNEEAQIQKAMEQKKAAIDAQNQKKVLEITEKADKHRSNNTLPMKCFGICTD from the exons ATGACTATAGGGGTGGAAGCACTGCCATTAACGTTTGTTGCGCATGCGCTTGCTGTTGCTGGTGCTGTTACGGTCTTGGTTTGGAATCTATATTATAGAGGTGGCTTAGCATGGGAAGCCACTAACAAGAGTCTCATCTTCAAT CTTCATCCTGTTCTAATGCTAATTGGCTTGATTATCATTGGAGGTGAAG cCATTATGAGCTACAAATCTCTTCCTTTGAAGAAAGAGGTGAAGAAAGGAATACATCTTGTACTCCATGCCATTGCTATAATACTTGGTAGCGTTGGCATTGCTGCCGCATTCAAGAATCATAATGAGAGTAACATTGCCAACCTATACAGCTTGCATTCATGGCTTGGCATATCCATCATTTCCCTTTATGGTATTCAG GTGGCTGAGGTAGGAGAAAGATCAGCAAAGTTGAGCATCATATTTGTCTTGAAGACGGTTGAAATGGGTGAAG CTCTTAAAGAAATGAACAAAGTGCTACATGAGAGAAATATCAAGGCATgggaagacaaagaaaaagcaaaatcaGCTAATAA GGCTCAGAGAATGTTATCAGACATCAAAACATGggaggaaaaaatgaaaatatctcATGAGGCTAAGACCATGAAGATTGAG GCAGAATTAGAGAGCATAAGGCAACATAAACATGAGAAAATCAAGAATGAGGAAGCTCAGATACAAAAGGCAATGGAACAAAAGAAGGCAGCCATTGATGctcaaaaccaaaagaaagtTCTGGAGATAACTGAGAAGGCTGACAAACATCGATCAAACAATACACTTCCAATGAAGTGCTTTGGTATATGTACGGACTAA
- the LOC7484383 gene encoding remorin isoform X3 codes for MSYKSLPLKKEVKKGIHLVLHAIAIILGSVGIAAAFKNHNESNIANLYSLHSWLGISIISLYGIQVAEVGERSAKLSIIFVLKTVEMGEALKEMNKVLHERNIKAWEDKEKAKSANKAQRMLSDIKTWEEKMKISHEAKTMKIEAELESIRQHKHEKIKNEEAQIQKAMEQKKAAIDAQNQKKVLEITEKADKHRSNNTLPMKCFGICTD; via the exons ATGAGCTACAAATCTCTTCCTTTGAAGAAAGAGGTGAAGAAAGGAATACATCTTGTACTCCATGCCATTGCTATAATACTTGGTAGCGTTGGCATTGCTGCCGCATTCAAGAATCATAATGAGAGTAACATTGCCAACCTATACAGCTTGCATTCATGGCTTGGCATATCCATCATTTCCCTTTATGGTATTCAG GTGGCTGAGGTAGGAGAAAGATCAGCAAAGTTGAGCATCATATTTGTCTTGAAGACGGTTGAAATGGGTGAAG CTCTTAAAGAAATGAACAAAGTGCTACATGAGAGAAATATCAAGGCATgggaagacaaagaaaaagcaaaatcaGCTAATAA GGCTCAGAGAATGTTATCAGACATCAAAACATGggaggaaaaaatgaaaatatctcATGAGGCTAAGACCATGAAGATTGAG GCAGAATTAGAGAGCATAAGGCAACATAAACATGAGAAAATCAAGAATGAGGAAGCTCAGATACAAAAGGCAATGGAACAAAAGAAGGCAGCCATTGATGctcaaaaccaaaagaaagtTCTGGAGATAACTGAGAAGGCTGACAAACATCGATCAAACAATACACTTCCAATGAAGTGCTTTGGTATATGTACGGACTAA